The Opitutaceae bacterium genome window below encodes:
- a CDS encoding cysteine synthase family protein gives MLPPVLSLIGNTPLIPLHFRAEGITLHVKCEYLNPSGSIKDRLALMILGDARRRGLLRPDTTVLECTSGNTGIALAMVGALLGVRVRILMSDTASIERRHLMRHFGAELQLFSATRGYVTGIEISEAMAKEDDRYFLPRQFENPLNAQDHVDHTGREILSQMGGRVDAFVSGYGTGGTINGVSRALRARNPRVRIVAMEPAEAAMLSGESPCCHNIEGVAGGYIPPLIKGLAIDAKEKVASADAIAMTRRLASEFGLLVGTSSGANIIAALRTAAQLPEGSRVVTILCDRAERYYSTKLFAAPLVSEAKPASVELMR, from the coding sequence GTGCTGCCACCCGTCCTGTCTCTTATTGGCAACACACCGCTGATCCCGCTTCATTTCCGTGCGGAAGGGATCACCTTGCATGTAAAATGCGAGTACCTGAACCCAAGTGGGTCGATCAAGGATCGCCTTGCGCTGATGATTCTCGGAGATGCCCGGCGCCGTGGTCTGCTGCGGCCTGACACCACGGTCCTCGAGTGCACAAGCGGGAACACCGGCATTGCGCTCGCAATGGTGGGCGCGCTTCTGGGAGTCAGGGTGAGGATTCTGATGTCGGACACGGCGAGCATCGAACGACGGCACCTGATGCGGCATTTCGGAGCTGAGCTGCAGTTGTTTTCCGCGACACGCGGTTATGTGACGGGGATCGAGATTTCGGAGGCCATGGCGAAGGAGGATGACCGGTATTTTCTGCCCCGGCAGTTTGAGAATCCGCTGAATGCGCAGGATCATGTCGATCACACCGGTCGTGAAATCCTTTCGCAGATGGGTGGGCGGGTGGATGCGTTTGTCTCCGGGTATGGAACGGGCGGCACCATCAATGGCGTGAGTCGCGCCCTGCGAGCCCGCAATCCGCGCGTGAGAATCGTGGCGATGGAGCCGGCGGAGGCGGCGATGCTGTCGGGGGAGTCGCCTTGCTGTCACAATATTGAAGGCGTTGCCGGCGGATATATTCCCCCGTTGATCAAGGGACTGGCAATCGACGCCAAGGAAAAGGTGGCCAGCGCCGATGCGATTGCAATGACACGCCGGCTGGCCTCCGAGTTTGGGCTATTGGTTGGGACCTCATCCGGGGCAAACATCATTGCCGCCCTGCGGACCGCCGCCCAATTGCCTGAAGGTTCACGGGTTGTTACGATTTTGTGCGACCGGGCGGAGCGATACTATTCGACGAAGCTTTTTGCCGCCCCTCTTGTATCGGAGGCGAAACCGGCTAGCGTGGAACTGATGCGATGA
- a CDS encoding redoxin domain-containing protein, which produces MKLSLLPILILAAAGTAVAGFAQTADTVAPSSAPSSARSLLKPGDPAPDFAVVGPDGRTIKLSDFRGKMVLVDIWATWCGPCVASMPHNSEIAKKFAKDDLVVLAVCTDDSRENYDGWVKRNASKYAFLTAHDTAGKDNWDRSIFNTEYRVSGFPTLFLIDRNGRLVGQTSGGGNAENPYLTRLLAKGGIPIDTSHLPPEPTGGPKSIPAMTKTMAMGMGAPAQATAAGASPTARFASMAAGTMVPDFTMLDLSGREVKLSSLRGKPTFIAFWTNLRAPADDVARIYSAYKDKGLQVIGINTGTDNAEFAKWHAQNSSAIPFPVYSDPAGKAPMESISYMTFGAGMYPAYAMIDSAGKLVGGTIGMGPKVSGLLRDLVKNAGIALTAADQELLAAAVKETAPAMRAATIKPGPAPSGGMTAARPATLEAGAIAPDFLMKTVDDRDVRLSDFKGKIVILDFWATWCGPCIASFPHTQKIAEKYKSQDVVVLASGTSDKIDQFKKWIPAHQSKYPDIQFTFDPNERGSATEAERASAKLYHVVGIPTQFIIGRDGRIAAVVVGNGGESDARTETALASLGVKVDATVVEKGRQQIKEAEEREAAMREQAKTPRPPFFENYGKLKAGEIPPAINVITADGQTKQLSDITAGKVAVIGLWNAGMGPPQPMRELWNSWGGAYKDENVTFLGIGAFDSRENFDDWVSKNSGNISFPVVFDPAGKPPRPDKDYADLTDEEKGAFAAKSREHMQKVIPMLMGGVITPIPSGMVLDAKGRLVGWFAGYGEPTPDAIANLLLRAGVKLKPEHTPARIWTAEETKPPAPEARKGTIAIGAMAPDFLTTTVDGKAIRISDYKGKVLILDFWATWCGPCMSAMPHTQEVAAKYKDQGVVVLGSCTSDTRAAFERWVKANQEKYPDIVWSHDKEERGPKRASFDLYGVSGIPTQFIINRDGKIVDIVVGYMQGEAILDAALAKAGVSVDPALIAKGAADLKRRAVLSGEAPIPAKALVAPKAGD; this is translated from the coding sequence ATGAAATTATCGCTCTTGCCGATTCTCATTCTCGCAGCGGCAGGCACGGCCGTCGCAGGATTTGCCCAGACGGCTGACACAGTCGCCCCGTCCTCCGCACCGAGTTCGGCGCGTTCACTCCTCAAGCCGGGTGACCCCGCCCCCGACTTCGCGGTTGTCGGCCCCGACGGCAGGACGATCAAGCTGTCCGATTTCCGCGGCAAGATGGTCCTCGTGGACATCTGGGCGACCTGGTGCGGACCGTGCGTCGCCTCGATGCCGCACAACAGCGAGATCGCGAAAAAATTCGCCAAGGACGATCTTGTCGTCCTCGCCGTCTGCACCGATGACAGCCGCGAAAACTACGACGGGTGGGTGAAACGCAATGCGTCCAAGTACGCGTTCCTCACCGCGCACGACACCGCAGGCAAGGACAACTGGGACCGGTCCATCTTCAACACCGAGTATCGCGTCTCCGGTTTCCCCACGCTCTTCCTCATCGATCGCAACGGACGCCTTGTCGGGCAAACCTCCGGCGGCGGCAACGCCGAGAATCCCTACCTGACGCGCCTGCTCGCGAAGGGTGGAATTCCCATCGACACCTCCCACCTGCCACCTGAACCGACGGGCGGACCCAAATCCATTCCCGCCATGACCAAGACCATGGCCATGGGCATGGGCGCACCCGCGCAGGCGACCGCCGCAGGGGCAAGTCCAACAGCGCGCTTTGCCTCGATGGCCGCCGGCACGATGGTTCCCGATTTCACCATGCTCGATCTCTCGGGCCGCGAGGTGAAGCTCTCCTCGCTGCGCGGAAAACCGACATTCATCGCATTCTGGACCAACCTGCGCGCGCCCGCTGACGATGTCGCCAGGATCTACTCCGCATACAAGGACAAGGGACTCCAGGTGATCGGCATCAACACGGGCACCGACAACGCAGAGTTCGCAAAGTGGCACGCTCAGAACAGCAGCGCCATCCCCTTCCCAGTCTACTCGGATCCTGCAGGCAAGGCACCGATGGAGAGCATCTCCTACATGACCTTCGGCGCAGGCATGTACCCCGCCTATGCCATGATCGACAGCGCCGGCAAACTCGTTGGCGGCACGATCGGCATGGGTCCCAAGGTCAGCGGTCTGCTCCGCGATCTGGTAAAGAACGCCGGCATTGCACTCACAGCCGCCGACCAGGAATTGCTCGCCGCCGCAGTCAAGGAAACCGCTCCAGCGATGCGGGCCGCCACGATCAAGCCCGGCCCCGCCCCCAGCGGCGGCATGACTGCCGCACGGCCTGCGACACTCGAAGCCGGCGCCATCGCCCCGGACTTCCTCATGAAGACTGTCGATGATCGCGACGTCCGTCTCTCCGATTTCAAGGGGAAGATCGTCATCCTCGACTTCTGGGCCACCTGGTGCGGACCGTGCATCGCCTCGTTTCCGCATACACAAAAAATCGCCGAAAAATACAAGTCGCAGGATGTCGTCGTCCTCGCCTCCGGCACGAGCGACAAGATCGATCAGTTCAAGAAATGGATCCCGGCGCATCAGTCGAAGTACCCCGACATCCAGTTCACCTTTGATCCCAACGAACGCGGCTCCGCGACGGAGGCCGAGCGCGCCTCGGCCAAGCTTTACCATGTGGTCGGCATTCCGACCCAGTTCATCATTGGCCGCGACGGCAGGATCGCGGCCGTTGTTGTCGGCAACGGCGGCGAAAGCGACGCCCGCACCGAAACCGCGCTCGCCAGCCTCGGCGTCAAGGTTGATGCCACAGTTGTCGAAAAAGGCAGGCAGCAGATCAAGGAAGCCGAAGAGCGCGAGGCGGCGATGCGCGAGCAGGCAAAGACTCCACGTCCGCCATTCTTTGAAAACTACGGCAAACTCAAGGCCGGCGAAATTCCCCCTGCGATAAATGTCATCACCGCCGATGGTCAGACGAAACAACTTTCCGATATCACCGCGGGCAAGGTTGCGGTCATCGGACTCTGGAACGCGGGCATGGGCCCCCCTCAGCCGATGCGCGAACTCTGGAACTCCTGGGGCGGCGCCTACAAGGACGAGAACGTGACCTTCCTCGGGATCGGCGCCTTTGATTCACGCGAGAATTTCGACGATTGGGTTTCAAAGAACTCGGGGAACATCTCATTCCCGGTTGTTTTCGACCCGGCCGGCAAGCCGCCGCGTCCCGACAAGGACTACGCCGATCTCACGGACGAGGAAAAGGGCGCCTTCGCGGCCAAGAGTCGTGAACACATGCAGAAGGTCATTCCCATGCTCATGGGTGGCGTCATCACCCCGATCCCCTCCGGAATGGTCCTCGACGCCAAAGGCAGGCTCGTCGGCTGGTTTGCCGGATACGGCGAGCCCACCCCCGATGCCATCGCCAACCTGCTCCTTCGGGCCGGTGTCAAACTCAAGCCCGAACACACGCCCGCCAGGATCTGGACCGCCGAGGAAACCAAGCCGCCGGCACCCGAGGCGCGCAAAGGAACCATTGCCATCGGAGCAATGGCTCCCGACTTCCTCACCACAACGGTCGACGGCAAAGCGATCCGCATTTCCGACTACAAGGGCAAGGTGCTCATCCTTGATTTCTGGGCGACTTGGTGCGGACCCTGCATGAGCGCCATGCCCCACACCCAGGAGGTCGCCGCCAAGTACAAGGACCAGGGCGTCGTTGTCCTTGGTTCCTGCACGAGCGACACGCGGGCCGCGTTTGAACGCTGGGTGAAGGCCAATCAGGAAAAGTACCCGGACATCGTCTGGAGCCACGACAAGGAGGAGCGCGGACCGAAGCGGGCCTCGTTCGATCTCTACGGTGTATCCGGAATTCCCACACAGTTTATCATCAACCGCGATGGAAAGATCGTCGACATCGTGGTCGGCTACATGCAGGGCGAGGCCATCCTCGATGCAGCCCTGGCCAAGGCTGGCGTCTCCGTCGACCCCGCCCTCATCGCGAAGGGCGCAGCTGACTTGAAGCGTCGCGCAGTGCTTTCGGGTGAGGCTCCCATTCCCGCGAAAGCTCTCGTCGCGCCAAAAGCCGGGGATTGA
- a CDS encoding TonB-dependent receptor, with protein sequence MNSKSIFRRSLAVLLLGSAVHAQSTPSKPGDAEDLPRMRTQTVEAEKLVKATELEEMRVLGSRIRRPDVEGPSPVIVYDRSYIDATGAMTLADFFNFLPQNYTGISSGRGSTPNEFNPEFGQRTETTSPAINFVTGASSAPPGQTGVSGISLSGLGAGSTLVLVDGRRMVKSGEGNQSSDSRQGFVDLNGIPFGMIERVEVITDGSSALYGADAVGGVVNIILKKNWTGTEISGSYRGAFHGGGHERFANVTSGFSKGRLQVVLSADYYSRADLKASQRSFSKNQDHRGTVAGTLVSTGAPSQGRDLRLNWGYPGVVQARTGNLTNFFLPDGTPARFALVRDGITGNPVLSNFTASPPSNLNSASGLVRGNTAEFIDIIPESERYNFAGNFTYKFKRSVELYGKVSYADVRGLFESQPGVSSASAFSGFGNYSTVVPATINGVANPYNPFGQDVLVGMVHYEFGPASQKTHSKTLLSSIGMRGTFGDTWQWDASYSWQNYKMDKSTRLFNGAAITAALANPDLSLRLNPFLDARVAGNKQAAIYEAMALYNTVNSDSTEQQVDVSADGDLYRLPGGPIKMAVGSSFYKEENENISVNTREAVTPVPLRTQVGGSRDTIAAFSELSVPVFGKPNAAPLLRRLELQIAGRYEDHEQYTKFVPKYGIAWVPAQSLLLRASYSEGFRVPFLTEYQIAPTVSNSTVVDPRRTPASTPNVQVSSGSAPNMGPETSTTEKYGLVFEPPVVKGLTFEVNYTRIEQKNALQRLSATTLVNNEALFQDRIVRAPAAPEDIALNQPGRLTSIDTTFVNFGSILADSLDLRVDYAVPYERLGRWRLSGSASRTLKNQKTLAPGQPPVILEDDTGAPPKWRFLGSLLWDRGPLSGSLFVNYIDGFETNLTGNTFVANNSAIRYLPTPAVIRVDIRGSYRFPKGVWRGYGKGLVLSGGISNLFDKEPPFSDTAFGYNGALHSNLVLGRSYELSFRLPF encoded by the coding sequence ATGAACTCAAAATCAATCTTCCGGCGCTCCCTCGCGGTCCTGCTGCTGGGGAGTGCAGTCCACGCGCAATCCACGCCTTCCAAGCCTGGCGATGCCGAGGATCTGCCTCGCATGCGAACCCAGACCGTTGAGGCCGAGAAGCTGGTCAAGGCGACCGAACTCGAGGAAATGCGCGTATTGGGCTCCCGGATACGCAGGCCCGATGTGGAGGGGCCTTCCCCGGTGATCGTCTATGACCGGTCCTACATCGACGCCACCGGAGCGATGACCCTGGCGGACTTCTTCAATTTCCTTCCGCAGAACTACACGGGCATCAGTTCGGGCCGAGGATCGACCCCGAACGAATTCAATCCGGAATTCGGGCAGCGGACGGAAACGACTTCGCCAGCGATAAACTTTGTGACAGGCGCGTCGTCCGCGCCTCCCGGGCAGACGGGTGTCTCGGGCATCAGCCTTTCAGGACTCGGCGCCGGGTCGACCCTGGTGCTGGTCGACGGGCGCCGAATGGTCAAGTCAGGTGAGGGCAATCAGTCATCTGACTCCCGTCAGGGCTTTGTCGATCTCAACGGCATTCCCTTCGGCATGATCGAGCGGGTTGAGGTGATCACGGATGGATCGTCCGCGCTCTATGGAGCCGACGCCGTCGGTGGTGTCGTCAACATCATCCTCAAGAAGAACTGGACCGGCACGGAGATCAGCGGATCCTACCGCGGGGCATTTCACGGCGGCGGACATGAGCGTTTCGCCAATGTCACTTCGGGCTTTTCCAAGGGCCGGCTTCAGGTGGTGCTGAGTGCGGACTACTACAGCCGCGCGGATCTAAAAGCGTCGCAGCGGTCTTTCTCCAAGAACCAGGACCATCGCGGAACTGTCGCCGGAACATTGGTTTCCACGGGGGCTCCTTCTCAGGGACGGGATCTGCGGTTAAATTGGGGCTATCCCGGTGTTGTTCAGGCGCGCACGGGAAACCTGACGAATTTCTTTCTTCCTGATGGAACGCCAGCCCGCTTCGCATTGGTGCGGGACGGCATCACCGGCAATCCTGTCTTGTCAAACTTTACGGCATCCCCCCCCAGCAATCTCAACAGCGCGTCGGGTCTTGTCCGGGGCAATACGGCGGAATTCATCGATATCATTCCTGAGTCTGAAAGGTACAATTTTGCGGGAAACTTCACCTACAAGTTCAAGCGTTCGGTCGAACTTTACGGCAAGGTAAGTTACGCGGATGTGCGCGGATTGTTCGAATCTCAGCCTGGCGTGTCCTCGGCTTCGGCGTTTAGCGGATTTGGAAACTATTCGACGGTTGTCCCTGCAACGATCAACGGTGTGGCGAATCCTTACAACCCGTTTGGCCAGGATGTGCTCGTTGGAATGGTCCACTACGAGTTTGGCCCAGCGAGCCAGAAGACGCACAGCAAGACTCTTCTGAGCTCGATCGGCATGCGCGGGACGTTTGGAGACACCTGGCAATGGGATGCCTCCTATTCCTGGCAGAACTACAAGATGGACAAATCCACGCGTTTGTTCAACGGGGCGGCCATCACGGCGGCATTGGCGAATCCGGATCTCTCGCTTCGCCTGAATCCCTTCCTGGATGCCCGAGTGGCGGGTAACAAGCAGGCGGCTATTTATGAGGCAATGGCGCTCTACAACACCGTGAATTCCGATTCGACCGAACAGCAGGTGGATGTCTCGGCGGATGGGGATCTCTACCGGCTGCCCGGCGGTCCGATCAAGATGGCCGTGGGAAGCAGTTTCTACAAGGAGGAGAATGAAAACATCTCGGTCAACACCCGTGAGGCTGTGACGCCGGTGCCATTGAGAACCCAGGTGGGGGGATCGCGGGATACGATCGCCGCATTTTCCGAACTGTCAGTTCCGGTTTTCGGCAAGCCCAACGCTGCCCCGCTGCTTCGCAGGCTGGAGTTGCAGATTGCGGGCCGGTACGAGGATCATGAACAGTATACCAAGTTTGTGCCAAAGTACGGGATTGCATGGGTGCCTGCGCAATCGCTGCTTCTGAGGGCAAGTTACTCTGAAGGCTTCCGCGTTCCGTTTCTTACCGAATATCAGATTGCACCGACTGTATCGAATTCGACCGTTGTCGATCCGCGGCGCACCCCGGCATCAACACCCAATGTTCAAGTGAGCTCGGGTTCGGCACCCAACATGGGGCCTGAGACTTCCACCACCGAGAAATACGGACTCGTCTTCGAGCCGCCGGTTGTGAAAGGGCTTACGTTTGAGGTCAATTACACGCGCATCGAGCAGAAGAACGCGCTGCAGCGCCTTTCGGCAACCACGCTGGTCAACAATGAAGCCTTGTTCCAGGACCGCATCGTTCGCGCACCCGCGGCACCCGAGGACATCGCGCTGAACCAACCGGGACGATTGACCTCCATCGACACCACTTTCGTCAACTTTGGGAGCATCCTGGCCGACTCCCTCGACCTTCGTGTGGACTATGCCGTGCCGTATGAACGGCTCGGCAGATGGCGGTTGTCGGGCAGCGCCTCGCGCACGCTGAAGAATCAAAAGACCCTGGCTCCAGGCCAGCCTCCGGTGATTCTTGAGGACGACACGGGCGCTCCTCCCAAGTGGCGCTTTCTCGGCTCGTTGCTGTGGGACCGGGGTCCCCTGAGCGGTTCGCTCTTCGTGAATTACATCGATGGATTCGAGACCAACCTGACTGGCAATACGTTTGTCGCCAACAACAGCGCCATCCGATATCTGCCCACTCCGGCGGTGATCAGGGTCGATATCCGCGGCAGCTATCGTTTCCCGAAGGGGGTCTGGCGGGGGTACGGCAAGGGGCTGGTCTTGAGCGGCGGCATCAGCAACCTCTTCGACAAGGAGCCGCCGTTCTCGGATACGGCGTTCGGCTACAATGGAGCCCTTCACAGCAATCTGGTGCTGGGCCGGTCGTACGAGTTGTCCTTCCGTCTGCCGTTCTGA
- a CDS encoding response regulator transcription factor, with translation MKRKKASPGTKSPAIEVRDRSPHLDDPALQRLIVDMQVAASIPELWKALHRLLQQAIPNHHSTTLFLDAMERNPGALTLHSQPSRKPPDWWKARARLSPTHAWLDAHPGVKLYSLDDVVPDRVALKNSDFYRHVLIPEGWDKLLGLTLWQQGERKSILCLRRAMNQPAFNDGEKALMLEIHPFLDRNLRRLEKHEEEVVARNSLQQFINLLPQGILLINARHELVFANHQAFEACAVWNHGATAARQLNGRAVFAVPPAFIEVYHELMSHHYATALADPDGHHPAEKRRLVHPTLKHMQADLSLFSLDDPLLSRPNLFAQIINRESLNPSVPETMDRQLTVLASLTQREKEVALLVRDGLSNDEIAQRLSKGVGTVKNQLQSIFGKLEIDSRAKLISLLR, from the coding sequence GTGAAAAGGAAGAAGGCATCACCCGGCACGAAATCCCCCGCGATCGAGGTCCGCGATCGCTCTCCGCATCTGGACGATCCGGCGCTGCAGCGCCTCATCGTCGACATGCAGGTCGCCGCCAGCATCCCCGAACTCTGGAAGGCGCTGCACCGCCTGCTTCAGCAGGCGATTCCCAACCATCACTCGACGACGCTCTTTCTCGATGCGATGGAGCGCAATCCCGGCGCGCTGACCCTGCATTCGCAGCCTTCGCGCAAACCGCCCGATTGGTGGAAGGCCAGGGCCCGGCTCTCACCCACGCACGCCTGGCTCGACGCCCATCCGGGGGTCAAGCTCTACAGCCTGGACGACGTCGTTCCCGACCGGGTTGCGCTGAAAAACAGCGACTTCTACCGCCACGTCCTCATTCCCGAGGGCTGGGACAAGCTGCTGGGCCTCACCCTCTGGCAGCAGGGCGAACGCAAGAGCATCCTCTGCCTGCGCCGCGCGATGAATCAGCCCGCATTCAACGACGGCGAGAAGGCGCTGATGCTGGAGATCCATCCCTTTCTCGACCGCAATCTGCGGCGGCTGGAAAAACACGAGGAGGAGGTTGTCGCGCGCAACAGCCTGCAGCAGTTCATCAATCTCCTCCCCCAGGGCATCCTGCTGATCAATGCCCGTCACGAACTCGTGTTTGCGAATCACCAGGCCTTTGAGGCCTGCGCGGTCTGGAACCACGGCGCAACGGCGGCGCGCCAGCTCAACGGCCGCGCCGTCTTTGCCGTGCCACCCGCCTTCATCGAGGTCTACCACGAACTGATGTCGCACCACTACGCGACCGCCCTGGCCGATCCCGACGGACATCATCCCGCGGAAAAGCGCCGGCTTGTCCATCCGACGCTGAAACACATGCAGGCGGACCTGTCGCTTTTCTCCCTCGATGACCCGCTGCTCTCGCGTCCGAATCTTTTCGCCCAGATCATCAACCGGGAGTCGCTGAACCCCTCTGTGCCGGAGACCATGGACCGCCAGTTGACGGTCCTCGCGAGCCTGACCCAGCGCGAAAAGGAGGTCGCCCTCCTCGTGCGCGACGGCCTCAGCAACGACGAGATCGCCCAGCGCCTGTCAAAGGGCGTGGGCACCGTGAAGAACCAGCTGCAGTCGATCTTCGGAAAACTCGAGATCGACTCGCGGGCCAAACTGATCTCGCTGCTGCGATAG
- a CDS encoding thioredoxin family protein encodes MNPKSTLAGLLLPALFILFSSLQLSAQPVRNGAVQVELVSAETSVQPGKSIWVAVKLDHDPHWHSYWKVAGTGYPTSITWKLPEGYKAGEIVWPVPHTVKDANGAVTGNGYEGRTFLFTEIAVPADAKPGTTATLAATVEWLMCEASCMPGDGAVKLNLPVTAEKSSAKSAIAAEFDAAFRALPRAIEGWAFHATKQGGKVSLTVTPPSGTTHAPGEIHFFDDVGVVDYSAPQTVKAENGRYQIEMSTGPDSPADARVLTGILTAKNGWQAASGGPAGILVNVPFSTDKAASSTGAAGVAVTNAGSPPSGGGAAGGGVSGSATGAGGGAGLAGTLFLAFMGGLVLNLMPCVFPVLGIKVLGFVNQSGSNKAKVVQHGLVFSAGVLFSFWALAGLLLALRAGGEQLGWGFQLQSPAFVFGMAVFLLIFALNLSGLFEVGLSATGAGSGLQSKEGLSGSFFTGMLATLVATPCSAPFLAPALGVALALAPVESLLVFTAIALGLALPYLLLSIFPQATKILPRPGAWMETFKQLMAFPLYATVAWLLWVLAAQTAADENALLMIVFAFVLIAMAGWAYGRFAQPHGKAARRIVGGVAAAALLVGGVWLGWPRSMNAQAAGAANAGYRVVWEKWSPEAVASAQAAGKFAYVDFTARWCATCQTNKATVFNSKDVLSEFGKRDVVLFKADWTNKDPKITQELAKWNRSAVPFNLIYAPALKDPVVLPELLTGGKVLDALAEISSRADAAGSSKGRAVTQL; translated from the coding sequence ATGAACCCGAAATCCACCCTCGCGGGCCTTCTCCTTCCCGCGCTCTTCATTCTCTTTTCGTCGCTCCAGCTCAGCGCCCAGCCGGTTCGCAACGGCGCGGTCCAGGTCGAACTTGTGTCGGCGGAGACCTCCGTGCAGCCCGGCAAGTCGATCTGGGTTGCGGTGAAGCTGGATCACGATCCGCACTGGCATTCCTACTGGAAGGTCGCCGGCACGGGTTATCCCACCTCGATCACCTGGAAACTGCCGGAAGGCTACAAGGCGGGTGAAATCGTCTGGCCCGTGCCGCACACCGTGAAGGACGCGAACGGCGCTGTAACAGGAAATGGATACGAAGGACGGACGTTCCTGTTCACCGAGATTGCGGTGCCCGCCGATGCGAAGCCGGGCACGACCGCCACGCTGGCTGCGACTGTCGAATGGCTCATGTGCGAGGCGTCCTGCATGCCCGGCGACGGTGCGGTGAAACTGAACCTGCCGGTCACCGCGGAAAAATCGTCCGCGAAATCGGCGATCGCCGCGGAATTTGACGCCGCGTTCCGCGCCCTGCCGCGCGCGATTGAGGGCTGGGCGTTTCATGCGACGAAGCAGGGCGGCAAGGTTTCACTCACGGTGACTCCGCCGTCGGGAACAACGCATGCCCCCGGGGAAATTCATTTCTTCGATGATGTGGGAGTCGTCGACTACTCGGCTCCGCAAACCGTGAAAGCGGAGAATGGCAGGTATCAGATTGAAATGTCCACGGGGCCTGATTCCCCGGCGGACGCCAGGGTGCTCACGGGAATACTGACCGCGAAGAATGGCTGGCAGGCCGCATCGGGAGGACCAGCGGGAATCCTGGTGAACGTTCCATTTTCGACCGACAAGGCCGCATCGTCGACTGGCGCGGCTGGGGTGGCTGTGACAAATGCCGGTTCTCCTCCCTCGGGTGGCGGCGCGGCAGGCGGTGGCGTTTCTGGCTCGGCGACCGGCGCAGGTGGAGGTGCGGGGCTGGCGGGCACGCTGTTTCTCGCCTTCATGGGAGGTCTCGTGCTGAACCTCATGCCCTGTGTGTTTCCGGTCCTCGGCATCAAGGTGCTCGGTTTCGTCAATCAGTCGGGCAGCAACAAGGCGAAGGTCGTGCAGCACGGGCTGGTTTTTTCCGCGGGTGTGCTTTTCTCGTTTTGGGCGCTCGCGGGTTTGCTGCTGGCTCTGCGTGCGGGCGGCGAACAGCTCGGGTGGGGCTTTCAACTGCAATCCCCCGCCTTTGTTTTCGGCATGGCTGTTTTCCTGCTGATTTTTGCGCTCAACCTGAGCGGACTTTTTGAAGTCGGTCTCTCTGCAACCGGTGCGGGGTCCGGACTGCAAAGCAAGGAGGGCCTCAGCGGATCCTTCTTCACGGGCATGCTCGCGACCCTTGTGGCCACCCCATGCAGTGCGCCGTTCCTTGCGCCTGCGCTGGGAGTGGCCCTCGCGCTGGCGCCTGTCGAATCGCTTCTCGTCTTCACGGCCATCGCGCTCGGCCTGGCGCTGCCCTACCTGCTCCTTTCGATTTTCCCCCAGGCCACGAAAATCCTTCCGCGGCCCGGCGCCTGGATGGAGACATTCAAGCAGCTCATGGCGTTCCCGCTCTACGCGACGGTGGCCTGGCTCCTCTGGGTGCTTGCCGCGCAGACCGCGGCGGATGAAAACGCGCTTCTGATGATCGTGTTTGCTTTTGTGCTCATCGCGATGGCCGGGTGGGCGTACGGAAGATTTGCCCAGCCGCATGGCAAGGCCGCGCGTCGCATTGTCGGCGGAGTTGCCGCCGCTGCGCTTCTGGTCGGCGGTGTCTGGCTCGGTTGGCCCCGTTCCATGAACGCACAGGCTGCAGGTGCCGCGAATGCGGGCTACCGTGTTGTCTGGGAAAAGTGGAGTCCTGAGGCGGTCGCCTCCGCACAGGCTGCAGGCAAGTTTGCCTACGTCGATTTCACCGCACGCTGGTGCGCGACCTGCCAGACCAACAAGGCGACCGTGTTCAATTCGAAGGATGTGCTGTCGGAGTTTGGCAAACGCGATGTGGTTCTCTTCAAGGCCGACTGGACCAACAAGGATCCAAAGATCACCCAGGAGCTCGCCAAATGGAACCGTTCGGCGGTTCCGTTCAATTTGATCTATGCGCCCGCGTTGAAGGACCCCGTCGTGCTGCCTGAGCTGCTCACTGGAGGAAAGGTGCTGGATGCGCTTGCGGAAATTTCGTCGCGCGCCGACGCCGCCGGCTCTTCGAAGGGCCGCGCTGTGACACAACTCTGA